Proteins from a genomic interval of Thermoproteales archaeon:
- a CDS encoding LysE family transporter codes for MNVLGFVAEVVLITASGALSPGPLSIATLSLGARKGWKSGFYAAIGHTLVEFPMVVLLFLGLADLVKSESFQILTALIGGASLIFYALLQARDALRMLRKDWETKMEARDTGGLYVGFMLSAFNPFFLIWWATVGIKLVVDAVITFGHELTLAISCLYVSHVWMDYAWLTFLSYLGYKGKKLGMKRLAIILLIFSMILLYYGLKFLTSIIM; via the coding sequence ATGAATGTTCTAGGTTTTGTGGCTGAGGTAGTATTAATAACTGCTTCAGGAGCTTTAAGCCCAGGCCCTTTATCAATAGCAACTCTATCTCTAGGAGCTAGAAAAGGATGGAAGAGCGGATTTTACGCCGCCATAGGGCATACGCTTGTCGAATTTCCGATGGTAGTACTGCTTTTCCTAGGACTAGCCGATCTTGTCAAAAGTGAAAGCTTCCAGATTTTAACGGCGTTAATAGGTGGGGCTAGCTTGATCTTTTATGCTTTGCTACAAGCACGGGATGCTCTTAGAATGTTACGCAAGGATTGGGAAACAAAAATGGAAGCAAGAGATACTGGGGGATTATATGTTGGTTTTATGCTAAGTGCTTTCAATCCGTTTTTTCTAATATGGTGGGCGACGGTGGGTATCAAGTTAGTAGTAGATGCTGTCATTACCTTTGGTCACGAATTAACGCTGGCAATATCATGTCTTTATGTTTCGCACGTGTGGATGGATTATGCTTGGTTAACCTTTCTCTCATATCTAGGATATAAAGGTAAAAAATTAGGTATGAAGAGACTCGCTATTATACTTCTTATATTCTCTATGATATTACTATATTATGGTTTGAAGTTTTTAACTTCTATTATAATGTAA
- a CDS encoding MFS transporter: MIAAPIAAASFSLIPLSQTLPLMFLVIVVMNLAMAIHRTPTIALMPDITPSEYLSQANDIINFMGGVGALLAFFLGSILYEKGRPVPFMFVALLLFLGSLILVIVIKEPEIPLSKREEKVLW, encoded by the coding sequence TTGATCGCCGCTCCCATAGCGGCAGCCTCCTTTTCGCTTATCCCACTTTCTCAAACACTACCCTTAATGTTCTTGGTTATAGTGGTGATGAATCTAGCCATGGCAATTCATAGAACCCCTACGATCGCGTTGATGCCAGATATTACTCCGTCCGAATACCTTAGCCAGGCTAACGACATAATCAACTTCATGGGCGGTGTAGGCGCTTTACTAGCATTCTTTTTAGGCTCAATACTATACGAAAAAGGCAGACCAGTTCCCTTTATGTTTGTGGCTCTCTTGCTATTCCTTGGCTCATTGATACTCGTCATAGTTATTAAGGAACCAGAAATACCGCTTTCTAAGAGAGAGGAAAAAGTGCTCTGGTAG